Proteins found in one Coffea eugenioides isolate CCC68of chromosome 5, Ceug_1.0, whole genome shotgun sequence genomic segment:
- the LOC113771352 gene encoding disease resistance protein RGA2-like, giving the protein MAELFVPKIIHELGEVVVNQLGEKINLVMGVEEEVANIKRKLETIQNVLHDAERRRQSEKPVAKWLEELEDITYEMDDVLDEWNIKIQKPKYEGTHQKQPTLRNKRIMTTPIIDESGIYGRESDKDALLDQVLSETSSSQGRDGVQIISVVGAGDDVWTEDDSKWKHFQDSLKDGASGSVILVTTRSHRVATMVGTTHTHQMTRMSDSDCWLIMQRIAFARKSGDLCKKVERIGLKIAEKSKGLPLAVKTMGSLLRFKDTIQQWQNILDSEIWQLNEAAVRLFPHLYLSYNELPPELKRCFSYCAVFPKDFEINVEKLIRLWIAQGYVRPNRRGERLELVGLEYFNNLAMCSFFQELQEVEGYYGFHEYMKCKMHDIFNARSNSDDLAILKYLNQLEKLRVDIHGEVDFGSVELGKKIYLC; this is encoded by the exons atggCTGAATTGTTTGTTCCAAAGATAATACATGAATTGGGTGAGGTTGTCGTGAACCAGCTCGGGGAGAAGATTAACCTGGTGATGGGGGTTGAAGAGGAGGTggcaaatatcaaaagaaagtTAGAAACGATTCAAAATGTGCTGCATGATGCAGAGAGACGAAGGCAGAGCGAGAAACCGGTCGCAAAGTGGCTAGAAGAGCTTGAAGATATAACATATGAGATGGATGATGTCCTGGACGAATGGAACATCAAGATTCAGAAACCAAAATATGAGGGAACTCATCAGAAGCAGCCTACATTGCGGAACAAG CGAATTATGACTACCCCAATCATAGATGAATCAGGGATCTATGGTCGAGAATCTGATAAGGATGCTTTACTTGACCAAGTATTGTCTGAGACTAGTAGTAGTCAAGGAAGAGATGGAGTTCAAATTATTTCTGTAGTAGGCGCCGGGG ATGATGTCTGGACAGAGGATGACTCAAAGTGGAAACATTTCCAAGACTCTCTCAAGGATGGGGCTTCCGGAAGTGTAATATTGGTGACAACAAGGAGTCATAGAGTGGCCACAATGGTGGGAACAACTCATACTCACCAAATGACCCGAATGTCTGACTCTGATTGTTGGCTAATAATGCAAAGGATAGCATTTGCTAGAAAATCAGGGGACTTATGCAAGAAAGTGGAAAGAATTGGgttaaaaattgcagaaaaaagCAAAGGGTTGCCACTTGCTGTAAAGACTATGGGAAGCTTGTTACGGTTCAAAGATACCATACAACAATGGCAGAATATTTTGGACAGTGAGATATGGCAATTGAATGAAGCAGCTGTGAGACTTTTTCCTCATTTGTACTTAAGTTACAATGAATTACCCCCAGAGCTGAAACGTTGCTTCTCATATTGTGCTGTCTTTCCCAAAGATTTTGAGATAAATGTAGAAAAGCTTATTAGGTTGTGGATAGCACAAGGTTATGTTCGTCCAAATCGAAGAGGTGAGCGCTTGGAGCTGGTGGGCCTTGAGTACTTCAACAATTTGGCAATGTGTTCCTTTTTTCAAGAATTACAAGAAGTTGAGGGTTACTATGGGTTTCATGAATATATGAAGTGCAAGATGCATGACATA TTCAACGCCAGGAGCAACTCTGATGATTTGGCAATTCTGAAGTACCTGAACCAACTGGAAAAATTGCGCGTTGATATTCATGGAGAAGTAGATTTTGGGAGTGTGGAACTTGGAAAGAAAATTTACCTGTGTTGA